Proteins from one Coffea arabica cultivar ET-39 chromosome 8c, Coffea Arabica ET-39 HiFi, whole genome shotgun sequence genomic window:
- the LOC113706064 gene encoding uncharacterized protein, with product MDKNAKRRKRYAEMSHSQKADLLCCRREQNASKKAATAVPSSGETIHFQRPAQNTRDYFSSTPLGYTQTGVVLVGAVDSSLLASSFLNDNRENLFTTQSEYVYTFRVQGQVYHFLDGLISPSDKSSRVQLYFFDTDEEITNRVQNFDKLRLTTLKLLMTILQQNPYRRFFKELRDVQAIETHTIILRCYPRLDQRVFNLPTASQVAAIWTEPDDELVEKSPHIQVYSHSNASYRVQSYYACYDPLQYPLLFPRGESGWHRGIKRVFSKRKKPDTHDPEVHVDFSSAQDPSILFHFEDIAAQQKTSQDYTVSARGYYCYRLQIRDNDDSMLLHSLRLFQQFVVGTYIKIETSRLDFHRKRQTEIRTKILQGILDSVAIGQMQGSRVGRRIVLPASFIGGPRDMRRRYLDAMTLVQRDKQSPCMRAGKCKNHYPKNFAPYTVHGEDSYACYRRRDDGRKIKVRKHELNNPWVIPYSPYLLALFDCHINVEICSTVKLVKYLYKYIFKGHDLISFNLLDQESSGTIDEINSFLQARWVSPSEALWRIYEFRLTEMNPTVYTLQVHFLNQQFVSFDKSSDLWYLLRKIDFSKAMLTEFFRMNKTNATAQNLKCLYRDFPRHFVWTPKTKTWSERSRRTVIGRLVTIESREGERYYLRLLLTHIPNPTSLDDLLMVRGHKTAFFREACLELGLLESDSYIEQALEEAAHFQMPYLLRSLFALLLFYCCPKDPKHLWQSFEEHLSSDYKRSSAHRHCTPIEIKRKVLQDINITLEHMGKNLGDYHFLEDSFASCHGEHLTKEIHSKTTIPIDPEDLLLAQKLNSGQRHAFDLILDSVSCSKGQAFFVDGPSGTGKTFLYRALLASLRSQGYVAIAVATSGVAASLLPGGGTAHSRFKIPLDFSK from the exons ATGGATAAAAATGCTAAGAGACGTAAGAGGTATGCGGAAATGTCACATAGTCAGAAAGCTGACCTGCTCTGTTGCCGTCGAGAACAGAACGCTTCAAAGAAGGCAGCCACTGCTGTGCCTTCTTCTGGTGAAACGATCCATTTTCAAAGGCCTGCCCAGAATACCCGAGATTATTTTAGTAGTACTCCATTAGGCTATACTCAGACTGGTGTTGTTTTGGTTGGTGCTGTGGATAGTTCCCTGCTAGCTTCTTCGTTTTTAAATGACAATAGGGAAAATCTATTCACTACTCAGTCGGAATAT gtTTATACATTTCGAGTCCAGGGCCAGGTGTATCACTTCTTGGATGGTCTAATCTCTCCGTCTGATAAATCGTCGAGGGTTCAGTTATATTTTTTTGACACTGATGAAGAGATCACAAACagagttcaaaattttgataagcTTCGGCTGACCACCCTCAAGCTGTTAATGACAATCCTGCAACAAAATCCTTATAGAAGGTTTTTTAAAGAACTTAGGGATGTTCAGGCCATTGAGACCCATACTATAATTCTTAGGTGCTATCCTAGGCTAGATCAGCGTGTCTTTAATCTTCCTACTGCCTCTCAAGTTGCCGCTATATGGACCGAGCCAGATGATGAGTTGGTTGAGAAGAGCCCCCACATTCAGGTTTATAGCCATTCTAATGCAAGTTATAGGGTCCAATCATATTATGCCTGTTACGATCCTCTTCAATATCCTCTTCTCTTCCCTAGAGGTGAATCTGGTTGGCATCGTGGGATCAAAAGGGTATTCTCAAAAAGGAAGAAACCTGATACCCATGACCCAGAAGTTCATGTTGATTTTTCTTCTGCCCAGGATCCTTCTATCTTATTCCACTTTGAAGATATAG ctGCTCAGCAAAAGACCTCTCAAGATTATACTGTTTCTGCTAGGGGGTACTATTGTTATCGGCTGCAAATAAGAGACAATGATGATTCTATGTTACTTCATAGTCTGAGATTATTTCAGCAATTTGTTGTTGGTACATATATAAAAATTGAAACATCTAGACTGGATTTTCATAGAAAGCGACAAACTGAAATTAGAACAAAGATCCTTCAAGGGATTCTAGACAGTGTTGCAATAGGCCAAATGCAGGGGTCTAGAGTAGGTCGTCGAATTGTATTGCCGGCTTCATTTATTGGCGGCCCAAGGGACATGAGAAGAAGATATCTTGATGCAATGACCTTGGTTCAAAG GGATAAACAGAGCCCGTGCATGAGAGCCGGTAAATGCAAAAATCATTATCCTAAAAATTTTGCTCCTTATACAGTTCATGGTGAGGATAGCTATGCATGTTATAGAAGAAGAGATGATGGCCGAAAAATAAAGGTGCGCAAGCATGAGCTCAACAACCCATGGGTGATACCTTACAGCCCATACTTATTAGCTCTATTTGATTGCCACATCAATGTTGAAATCTGCTCCACTGTTAAGCTTGTTAAGTAcctttataaatatatttttaaaggtCATGATCTTATCAGTTTTAATCTTCTTGACCAAGAATCTTCTGGTACCATTGATGAAATTAATTCCTTCCTGCAAGCACGTTGGGTTTCACCTTCGGAAGCTTTGTGGCGCATATATGAATTTCGCCTAACAGAAATGAATCCAACAGTTTATACCCTCCAAGTTCACTTTCTTAACCAACAATTTGTTTCTTTTGATAAAAGTTCAGATTTGTGGTATCTGTTAAGGAAGATTGATTTTTCAAAGGCTATGCTGACTGAGTTTTTCAGAATGAACAAAACCAATGCCACAGCTCAgaatttgaaatgtttatataGAGATTTTCCTCGACACTTTGTGTGGACACCAAAAACAAAGACATGGTCAGAGAGGAGTCGTAGAACGGTCATAGGAAGGCTGGTAACTATCGAATCCAGGGAAGGGGAAAGATACTATTTAAGACTTTTACTCACACATATTCCAAATCCAACGTCACTTGATGACTTACTTATGGTTAGAGGTCATAAAACAGCCTTTTTTAGAGAGGCCTGTTTGGAGCTAGGCTTGCTTGAATCTGATTCTTATATAGAACAAGCATTAGAGGAAGCAGCTCATTTCCAGATGCCTTATTTGTTAAGGTCTTTATTCGCATTGCTTCTTTTCTATTGCTGCCCAAAAGACCCTAAACATCTTTGGCAATCATTCGAAGAACATCTATCTTCTGATTATAAACGAAGTTCAGCTCATCGGCATTGCACGCCGATAGAGATCAAAAGAAAAGTTCTTCAAGATATTAATATAACATTGGAGCACATGGGGAAAAACCTCGGTGATTATCATTTCCTTGAAGATTCCTTTGCGTCCTGCCATGGTGAGCATCTCACCAAAGAAATTCACAGTAAAACAACCATACCTATTGATCCAGAGGATCTGCTTCTTGCTCAAAAGTTGAATTCTGGCCAGAGGCATGCATTTGATTTAATTCTGGATTCAGTATCCTGCTCAAAGGGTCAAGCTTTCTTTGTAGATGGTCCAAGTGGAACCGGCAAAACTTTCTTATATCGTGCGCTTCTTGCTTCTCTTCGCTCACAAGGATATGTCGCAATAGCAGTTGCCACATCTGGTGTTGCGGCATCGCTCCTCCCTGGTGGTGGAACTGCACATTCAAGGTTTAAGATCCCTTTGGacttttcaaaataa